The proteins below are encoded in one region of Mycobacterium shinjukuense:
- a CDS encoding SDR family NAD(P)-dependent oxidoreductase, producing the protein MAKRCSCCLVRVGSTWGWGGELYRHHRVFADTVDACDEALGPLTGWSVREVLCQQSGAPALDRVDVVQPVLFTMMVSLAEVLRHYGIVADAVIGHSQGEIAAAYIAGVFSLPEAVRIVARRSQALSALAGAGAMASVLAGAEQVQPRLQPWGQALGIAAINGPSHTIISGEPTAMGQFGAVCEREGIHIRPIAVDYASHSAQVEPLRERLLAELADLAPAPAAIPLYSTVGDRFCVDAFDTTKMDAEYWYRNLREPVRFYDRVLERLAAGECTFVELSPHPVLAPAITDTLAQASGRAHSAVIITLHRDRPDQDSLATTLAQLHNHGHSPSWTALYPTAHTVALPTYPFQHRRYWLTPPTTTGKVGAGNGPVEGALWRAVDAEAVDTFAQVLGLTETQDEVSLAAVVRALRHWRAELGVRSAANKLRYRVDWQAFTPKTFPTTRRRWLVLAFPEQADDVWITGLSARYPEAVEVLTVEPDELASTSLSALLTDAATRAHCDGIASFLATNERAHLDHPEISVGLLSTLRVAQALCGSGLGIPLWVLTQGAVSVSTDDGPASPNQAAVWGLGQSVCLEYPDQWGGLVDLSHGATPHDIELLYGILSCAQPEDQLAMRRNGVSVRRLIEAPVPLERVERASRWEPAGPALVTGATGRVGKHVIGWLAEKGANPLVLLSRTAAEDPELAKLQQELQARGVVTTSVSVDVSDRLALADVLADIRSANGPIRTVVHAAAAIGWNTISDITVEEVAHSFAAKAVGADNLVELLADELPDTFILFSSAAATWGGVQQGAYAAANAHLDALATGLRSNGCLAVSAAFGLWADETGTMPAEIVDYLQRIGVDPIPPSTALVSLEQSIEANDTLITIADVAWDRFLPAFTARRAHPLLAELAPRADTAETSSALTASATGLLEELAGQTAEQRLHTLTTLVASVTATVLAHPDTAALDPNLAFKDLGIDSLTALELRNALHQHTGLSLPVTLILDHPTPATLAARLAELLTDTAAPAVPAAPAAQVSMHRDEPVDNTLGYLDQAGFLALRAVHGALMQVTWVYDRPVDIDGLRRFHRNLGRGMLGRRIERSPLPFARDRWVLAPESADLDIAAQPRPRAAVSAWADERARLPLDPEWGPAWHLGVLMLEDGGAAVTLVATHTIVDAIGFGQAIADAAEGKTQDLGYPPAGSRTRWRAVREDLRQTVRDLPDVAQALGAVARRLRRDREEFKSAIKTTPPAPGVGGNETVDVPSVTAYVDLSDWDARAKSLNASSNSLVAGIASRLAVRAGRVNDDGTITLRFVVSLRTTDDTRGNALTNVDVVVDPTPATRDLGEMQAAITQAILEAMENPDDEYLAPLALAPMIPKRVARRLAGVAGGGASVTCSNVGDMPPAMNRPDGTDADYVYIRGSEPGITKSTLESMGGRLLVFSGRGRGKISISISAYLLGRQNTKSELRELVSSTFAEFDLNAEIDC; encoded by the coding sequence GTGGCAAAACGGTGTTCGTGTTGCCTGGTCAGGGTGGGCAGTACCTGGGGATGGGGGGGTGAGCTTTACCGACATCACCGGGTGTTTGCTGACACTGTGGATGCCTGTGATGAGGCGTTGGGTCCGTTGACGGGCTGGTCGGTGCGTGAGGTGTTGTGTCAGCAGTCGGGGGCCCCGGCGCTGGATCGGGTGGATGTGGTGCAGCCGGTGCTGTTCACCATGATGGTGTCGTTGGCTGAGGTGTTGCGCCACTACGGCATTGTTGCCGATGCGGTGATCGGTCACTCGCAGGGCGAAATCGCCGCGGCCTATATCGCTGGGGTGTTTTCGTTGCCTGAGGCGGTGCGTATTGTGGCGCGGCGCAGTCAAGCGCTGAGTGCGTTGGCCGGTGCTGGTGCGATGGCCTCGGTGCTGGCCGGTGCCGAGCAGGTGCAGCCCCGGCTGCAGCCGTGGGGTCAGGCGTTGGGTATCGCGGCGATCAACGGGCCGTCGCACACCATCATTAGCGGTGAGCCAACCGCGATGGGGCAGTTCGGCGCCGTTTGTGAGCGCGAGGGCATCCATATCCGGCCGATCGCGGTGGATTACGCCTCGCACTCGGCTCAGGTCGAACCACTGCGTGAGCGCCTGTTGGCCGAGCTGGCCGACCTCGCTCCGGCCCCGGCGGCCATCCCGTTGTATTCCACGGTGGGCGACAGGTTTTGCGTCGATGCTTTCGACACCACCAAAATGGACGCCGAGTATTGGTATCGCAACCTGCGTGAGCCGGTGCGCTTCTACGACCGTGTGCTTGAGCGGCTGGCCGCCGGTGAGTGCACGTTTGTGGAGTTGTCCCCGCATCCGGTGTTGGCCCCGGCCATTACCGACACCTTGGCCCAAGCCAGCGGACGGGCCCACTCAGCGGTGATCATCACCTTGCACCGCGACCGCCCCGACCAGGACAGCCTGGCCACCACGCTGGCCCAACTCCACAACCACGGCCACAGCCCCTCCTGGACGGCCCTCTACCCGACCGCCCACACCGTCGCACTGCCCACCTACCCCTTCCAACACCGCCGCTACTGGCTGACCCCACCCACCACCACCGGCAAAGTCGGTGCCGGCAATGGCCCGGTTGAGGGCGCGTTGTGGCGAGCGGTCGATGCCGAGGCTGTTGACACCTTCGCGCAGGTGTTGGGGTTAACCGAGACCCAGGACGAGGTGTCACTCGCTGCTGTCGTGCGCGCGTTGCGACACTGGCGCGCCGAGCTCGGTGTGCGGTCAGCGGCCAACAAGTTGCGCTACCGGGTCGACTGGCAAGCCTTTACTCCGAAGACTTTCCCAACGACACGTCGTCGATGGCTGGTCTTGGCCTTCCCCGAACAAGCCGATGATGTGTGGATCACCGGCTTGTCCGCACGGTATCCGGAGGCTGTCGAGGTGCTTACCGTCGAACCCGACGAACTCGCCTCAACCTCGTTGTCCGCCTTGCTAACCGATGCTGCGACGCGGGCTCACTGTGACGGTATTGCCTCCTTCCTGGCGACAAACGAGCGGGCACATCTGGATCATCCAGAGATATCGGTCGGCCTGCTTTCGACACTTCGTGTGGCACAAGCCCTTTGCGGCTCAGGTCTCGGAATACCACTGTGGGTCCTCACCCAAGGCGCGGTTTCTGTGTCCACCGATGACGGTCCGGCCAGTCCGAACCAGGCCGCCGTATGGGGGCTTGGGCAGTCAGTTTGTCTCGAGTACCCAGACCAGTGGGGCGGGTTGGTTGACCTTTCGCACGGTGCGACACCGCACGACATCGAGCTCCTGTACGGGATACTGAGCTGCGCACAACCGGAAGACCAGCTCGCGATGCGCCGAAACGGTGTCAGCGTGCGTCGCTTGATCGAGGCGCCGGTGCCGTTAGAGCGGGTAGAACGGGCCAGTCGTTGGGAACCAGCCGGACCAGCTTTGGTCACCGGCGCAACCGGGAGGGTGGGCAAGCACGTCATTGGCTGGCTAGCCGAAAAAGGTGCCAACCCCTTGGTCCTACTGAGCCGCACGGCCGCCGAGGATCCCGAATTAGCCAAGCTGCAACAAGAACTCCAGGCGCGCGGGGTCGTCACCACATCGGTATCCGTCGATGTGAGCGATCGGCTGGCGTTGGCCGACGTGCTTGCCGATATTCGCAGTGCGAACGGACCTATTAGGACCGTTGTGCATGCCGCAGCGGCCATCGGATGGAACACGATCTCGGACATCACTGTAGAAGAGGTCGCGCACAGCTTCGCGGCCAAGGCAGTTGGCGCCGATAACCTGGTGGAGTTGCTTGCGGACGAACTGCCGGACACCTTCATCCTGTTTTCCTCCGCAGCAGCCACGTGGGGCGGTGTCCAACAAGGTGCCTATGCAGCCGCCAATGCCCATCTCGATGCGCTCGCCACCGGGTTGCGCAGCAACGGATGCCTGGCGGTGTCGGCTGCGTTTGGCCTTTGGGCTGACGAGACCGGCACTATGCCGGCTGAGATCGTCGACTACCTTCAACGCATCGGCGTCGACCCGATCCCACCCAGCACTGCGCTGGTCTCGCTGGAGCAATCCATCGAGGCGAACGACACGCTGATCACCATTGCCGACGTTGCATGGGATCGATTCTTGCCGGCGTTCACCGCCCGTCGCGCCCACCCCCTGTTGGCCGAATTAGCGCCACGCGCTGATACCGCTGAAACCAGCAGCGCATTGACCGCGAGCGCCACAGGGCTTTTGGAAGAGCTAGCCGGTCAAACTGCCGAACAACGGCTGCACACCTTGACCACACTGGTGGCCAGCGTCACTGCCACCGTGCTGGCTCACCCCGACACGGCTGCGCTGGATCCCAATCTGGCGTTTAAAGACCTCGGCATCGACTCGCTGACCGCCCTGGAACTTCGCAACGCCCTGCACCAACACACCGGTCTCAGCCTGCCGGTAACCCTCATCCTCGACCATCCCACCCCAGCCACGTTGGCCGCACGCCTAGCCGAGCTATTAACCGACACCGCTGCGCCTGCGGTCCCAGCCGCACCCGCGGCACAGGTCAGCATGCACCGCGACGAGCCGGTGGACAATACGCTCGGATACCTGGACCAAGCGGGATTTCTCGCGCTGCGGGCGGTTCACGGCGCGCTGATGCAGGTCACCTGGGTATACGACCGTCCCGTCGACATCGATGGGTTACGGCGGTTCCACCGCAATCTCGGACGTGGGATGTTGGGACGCAGGATCGAACGCTCCCCGTTGCCATTCGCGCGTGATCGCTGGGTCTTGGCTCCCGAGTCGGCGGACCTCGATATCGCCGCACAACCACGGCCCCGCGCCGCGGTGTCCGCGTGGGCCGACGAGCGGGCGCGCCTACCCCTTGACCCGGAGTGGGGACCCGCCTGGCATCTCGGGGTGCTGATGCTGGAGGACGGCGGGGCCGCGGTGACCCTGGTGGCGACGCACACGATCGTCGACGCCATCGGGTTTGGCCAGGCGATCGCGGATGCCGCTGAGGGCAAAACACAGGATCTGGGTTATCCCCCGGCGGGATCGCGCACTCGCTGGCGGGCGGTGCGGGAAGATCTTCGGCAAACCGTTCGAGACCTGCCCGACGTTGCGCAGGCGTTGGGCGCGGTGGCTCGACGGCTCCGGCGTGACCGCGAGGAGTTCAAATCGGCGATCAAGACCACACCACCTGCCCCGGGGGTGGGCGGCAATGAGACAGTAGATGTGCCTTCCGTGACCGCATACGTCGACCTGTCAGATTGGGATGCTCGTGCGAAAAGCCTTAATGCAAGCAGTAACTCGCTAGTGGCGGGAATTGCGTCGCGGCTCGCGGTCAGAGCCGGGCGTGTCAATGACGACGGGACAATCACCCTACGATTTGTGGTGTCACTACGGACCACGGACGACACTCGTGGCAATGCCTTGACGAACGTCGACGTTGTAGTCGACCCGACGCCCGCGACAAGGGACCTCGGCGAGATGCAGGCCGCGATCACGCAGGCAATCCTGGAAGCGATGGAAAACCCCGACGACGAGTATTTGGCGCCGCTCGCACTGGCGCCGATGATACCGAAGAGGGTGGCCAGGAGGCTCGCCGGGGTAGCCGGTGGTGGTGCCAGCGTGACGTGCTCAAATGTGGGTGACATGCCCCCGGCGATGAACCGGCCCGACGGTACCGATGCCGACTATGTCTACATACGAGGTTCCGAGCCCGGTATCACAAAGAGCACCCTCGAGAGCATGGGTGGCCGACTGTTGGTGTTTTCCGGCAGAGGCCGCGGGAAAATCTCCATCAGTATCTCCGCATACCTGCTTGGGCGACAGAATACGAAAAGCGAGCTGCGCGAGCTTGTTTCGAGTACCTTCGCCGAATTCGACCTGAACGCAGAGATCGACTGCTAG
- a CDS encoding type I polyketide synthase has protein sequence MACRFPGGVDSAAGLWDLVVGGFDAVGGFPSDRGWNLAELFDPDPDAVGKTYTRAGTFLHDAAGFDAEFFGISGREALTMDPQQRLLLEVCWEALETARIDPAGLVGSATGVFVGAWAQAYGLGSSSEEVEGYALTGLSTSVASGRVAYALGLQGPAITVDTACSSSLVATHLACQSLRNGESSLALAGGVTVMTTPSVFTEFARQRGLAADGRCKAFAAAADGTCFGEGAAVLVLERLSDARRHRHPVLAVIVGSAVNQDGASNGLTAPSGLAQQRVITQAVADAGIGLDQVDVVEAHGTGTMLGDPIEAEALIATYGARRDREHPLWLGSVKSNIGHTQAAAGVAGMIKMVEALNHDCLPPTLNVDRPSPHIDWSAGTVRLLTEAVPWPVTDHPRTAAVSSFGISGTNAHVIVQRAPAPADAAEDGLGEHAGEGVGFGLPVWALSARTPEALCAQADRLHRHLVARPELDLTDVAYSLGRTRTHHSRRAVITASVGSVDARKDLLEALDALRGGQAHPRLTQHHYLAHLRGKTVFVLPGQGGQYLGMGG, from the coding sequence ATGGCGTGTCGGTTTCCGGGTGGGGTGGATTCGGCGGCGGGTTTGTGGGATCTGGTGGTGGGGGGTTTTGATGCGGTGGGGGGTTTTCCGTCTGACCGGGGCTGGAATCTTGCGGAGTTGTTCGATCCGGATCCGGATGCGGTGGGCAAGACCTACACCCGCGCCGGGACGTTCCTGCATGATGCGGCCGGCTTTGACGCGGAGTTTTTCGGGATTTCGGGGCGGGAGGCCCTCACCATGGATCCGCAGCAGCGGTTGCTGTTGGAGGTGTGTTGGGAGGCGTTGGAAACCGCCCGAATTGATCCGGCGGGGTTGGTGGGTTCGGCGACCGGGGTGTTCGTCGGGGCGTGGGCGCAAGCCTATGGCTTGGGCAGCAGCTCAGAAGAGGTGGAGGGCTATGCGCTAACCGGTTTGTCCACCAGTGTGGCTTCGGGGCGGGTGGCCTATGCGCTGGGTTTGCAGGGTCCGGCGATCACGGTGGACACGGCGTGTTCGTCGTCGTTGGTGGCCACGCATTTGGCGTGTCAGTCGCTGCGCAATGGTGAGTCGTCGTTGGCGTTGGCCGGTGGGGTGACGGTGATGACGACGCCGTCGGTGTTTACCGAGTTCGCCCGGCAGCGGGGGTTGGCTGCTGATGGGCGGTGTAAGGCGTTTGCCGCCGCGGCTGACGGCACCTGTTTTGGTGAAGGGGCTGCGGTGTTGGTGTTGGAGCGGCTCAGTGATGCTCGGCGCCATCGGCATCCGGTGTTGGCGGTGATTGTGGGGTCGGCGGTCAATCAGGATGGTGCCTCCAATGGGTTGACGGCTCCCAGTGGGCTGGCGCAGCAGCGGGTGATTACCCAGGCGGTGGCCGATGCCGGTATTGGGCTGGATCAGGTGGATGTGGTTGAGGCCCATGGGACGGGGACTATGTTGGGGGATCCGATCGAGGCGGAGGCGTTGATCGCCACGTATGGCGCCCGGCGTGATCGTGAGCATCCGTTGTGGTTGGGGTCGGTCAAGTCCAACATTGGTCACACTCAGGCCGCCGCGGGGGTGGCGGGGATGATCAAGATGGTTGAGGCGCTGAATCACGATTGTTTGCCGCCGACGTTGAATGTGGATCGTCCTAGTCCGCATATTGACTGGTCAGCGGGTACGGTGCGGTTGTTGACGGAGGCGGTGCCGTGGCCGGTGACCGATCATCCGCGTACCGCGGCGGTGTCGTCGTTTGGGATTAGTGGCACCAATGCGCATGTGATCGTGCAGCGGGCCCCTGCGCCGGCGGATGCGGCGGAGGACGGTTTAGGTGAGCATGCCGGTGAGGGTGTGGGGTTTGGGTTGCCGGTTTGGGCGTTGTCGGCGCGCACGCCGGAGGCGTTGTGCGCCCAGGCCGACCGGTTGCACCGGCATCTGGTGGCCCGTCCTGAGTTGGATTTGACCGATGTGGCCTACAGCCTGGGTCGGACCCGCACGCATCACTCGCGTCGGGCGGTGATCACGGCGTCGGTCGGCAGTGTTGATGCGCGGAAAGACCTGTTGGAGGCGTTGGATGCGCTGCGTGGTGGGCAGGCGCATCCGCGGCTGACGCAGCACCACTACCTGGCGCATCTGCGTGGCAAAACGGTGTTCGTGTTGCCTGGTCAGGGTGGGCAGTACCTGGGGATGGGGGGGTGA
- a CDS encoding SDR family NAD(P)-dependent oxidoreductase has protein sequence MGDRFCVDAFDTTKMDAEYWYRNLREPVRFYDRVLERLAAGECTFVELSPHPVLAPAITDTLAQASGRAHSAVIITLHRDRPDQDSLATTLAQLHNHGHSPSWTALYPTAHTVALPTYPFQHRRYWLTPPTTTGNASELGLDRAEHPLLGAVAALADQDQVIVSGRLSLGTQGWLAGHQVKDTVLFPAAGFLEVILRAGELSDCPTIDELILHAPLVLSADASTDLQIVVQPPDERGRRPFRVHSRTGGQSGAWTLHASGALSADQPAAQDLPAPTSAVEDLDREDFYARLAQRGYRYSGLFQSLQGIGTDPARPEVVHAEVALPAGTGVAGYGIHPALLDAALHPLATLLDDGGEADSASLRLPFVFSGVRLYATAATQLDVQLTRIGEDTFELCATDPTGAPVITVNSLTLRAVPDHLAGPAPMAGVSDSLFEMNWLSLPDVSGGPDSLAEPPTWAVCTDAPEQLPADLAKGAIHTDLATLTPCPELVLWLIPRPGERAADTDPLRRVRALTHHVLSQLQRWLVRPETADTQLMIITSGAVNVGAYDRAPDLAHAAIWALVHTAQKEQPNRIVLLDTDDTAASRDKLVATASKRPAGEPQLALRNGIRHVPRLARASSLALPEAPDWHLVTTGRGDLANLKLVPISQPAELAPGQVRIQVRAAGLNFHDVVVALGAIGDEGLGAEAAGVVLETAADVTSVRPGDAVMGLFPNAFSTRAVTDHRAVVGIPSGWSFAQAATVPTVFLTAYIALVEIAGLSAGQRVLIHAGAGGVGQAAIQIARHLGAEIFATAHPNKHHVLIDLGVDRRHIASSRTLDFVDTFSEATGGQGMDVVLDSLRGDFVDASLRLLPRGGTFVEIGKTDVRLADEVAAAHPGVHYQAYDLGSVAPDLLLRAWTTLMPLFASGVLKPLPTTSYGLLNAPQAFRDMSQARHTGKIVLTPPTSLDPEGTVLITGGSGMLGAIFAEHLVTRYGIRHLLLLSRRGPNAPGASELQQRLAGLGAQVAITACDTSDRAELAAALDTIAADHPLTAVIHAAGVLDDAVVAELTPQQLDAVLAAKADAAWHLHELTAERDLAAFVLFSSAAGILGSPGQANYAAANGFLDALARLRHHTQHPATSVAWGYWQTPSGMTGHLSTTDLTRLTGAGMIPITRDQGLVLFDAALSGPRPNLVASPVNSAVLSRRARNNVLDPILSALTTSRPQAATASSKGLAARLAGQTAEQQLHTLTTMVASATAAVLAHPDPAALDIDRPFKDLGIDSLTTLELRNNINQQTGLSLPATLAFDYPTPAALAKYLRDQLSGNGASSRIQKLPEGEAYRLLSVIPETRLAESGILALLREIAADVKSPRAEPKEKAIASMSLDELMNIARSNKNN, from the coding sequence GTGGGCGACAGGTTTTGCGTCGATGCTTTCGACACCACCAAAATGGACGCCGAGTATTGGTATCGCAACCTGCGTGAGCCGGTGCGCTTCTACGACCGTGTGCTTGAGCGGCTGGCCGCCGGTGAGTGCACGTTTGTGGAGTTGTCCCCGCATCCGGTGTTGGCCCCGGCCATTACCGACACCTTGGCCCAAGCCAGCGGACGGGCCCACTCAGCGGTGATCATCACCTTGCACCGCGACCGCCCCGACCAGGACAGCCTGGCCACCACGCTGGCCCAACTCCACAACCACGGCCACAGCCCCTCCTGGACGGCCCTCTACCCGACCGCCCACACCGTCGCACTGCCCACCTACCCCTTCCAACACCGCCGCTACTGGCTGACCCCACCCACCACCACCGGCAACGCTTCGGAGCTCGGCCTGGACCGAGCGGAGCATCCCTTGTTGGGCGCAGTCGCCGCGCTGGCCGACCAAGACCAGGTCATCGTCAGCGGGCGGCTATCGCTCGGCACGCAAGGCTGGCTGGCCGGTCATCAGGTCAAGGACACCGTGTTGTTCCCCGCGGCGGGATTCCTGGAGGTGATCCTGCGGGCCGGTGAGCTCAGCGACTGCCCCACGATCGATGAGTTGATCCTGCATGCTCCTCTGGTTCTGTCGGCAGATGCGTCGACGGATCTGCAGATCGTGGTGCAGCCTCCCGATGAGCGCGGGCGGCGACCGTTTCGCGTCCATTCGCGCACCGGTGGCCAATCGGGGGCGTGGACATTGCACGCTAGTGGGGCGTTAAGCGCTGATCAGCCCGCTGCCCAGGACTTGCCCGCGCCGACGTCGGCGGTGGAGGACCTTGACCGGGAAGACTTCTATGCACGCCTAGCCCAACGGGGCTATCGCTACAGCGGTCTGTTCCAATCGCTGCAGGGGATCGGTACCGACCCGGCTCGACCCGAGGTTGTCCATGCCGAGGTGGCGTTGCCTGCCGGCACCGGCGTCGCCGGCTACGGGATCCACCCCGCCCTGTTGGATGCCGCCCTGCACCCGTTAGCAACCCTGCTGGACGATGGCGGTGAAGCCGACTCCGCGTCGCTGCGGCTTCCGTTCGTGTTCAGCGGGGTCAGATTGTATGCCACCGCGGCCACCCAGCTGGATGTCCAGCTGACCCGCATTGGCGAGGACACCTTCGAACTGTGCGCGACCGATCCCACCGGTGCGCCGGTGATCACCGTCAATTCGTTGACCTTGCGTGCGGTGCCCGACCACCTCGCCGGGCCGGCCCCGATGGCTGGCGTATCGGACAGCTTGTTCGAGATGAATTGGCTCTCGCTGCCTGACGTGTCCGGTGGCCCCGATTCCTTGGCCGAACCACCGACGTGGGCGGTGTGCACCGATGCACCCGAGCAGCTGCCGGCCGACCTGGCCAAAGGTGCGATCCACACCGACCTGGCCACCTTGACCCCGTGTCCGGAGTTGGTGCTCTGGTTGATACCCCGACCCGGGGAGCGGGCCGCAGACACAGACCCGCTGCGGCGAGTGCGCGCTTTGACGCACCATGTTTTGTCCCAGCTGCAGCGCTGGCTGGTTCGGCCCGAGACCGCCGACACCCAGCTGATGATCATCACCTCGGGGGCGGTCAACGTCGGCGCTTATGACCGTGCCCCCGATCTGGCGCATGCGGCGATCTGGGCGTTAGTCCACACCGCTCAAAAAGAGCAACCTAACCGAATTGTCCTGCTCGACACCGATGACACCGCTGCTAGCAGGGACAAGCTGGTAGCCACCGCCTCGAAAAGACCGGCAGGTGAGCCGCAGCTGGCCCTGCGCAACGGTATTAGGCACGTCCCGCGCTTGGCTCGCGCGTCGAGCCTGGCGCTGCCCGAGGCGCCCGATTGGCACTTGGTCACTACCGGCCGAGGTGACTTGGCCAACCTGAAGCTGGTTCCCATCAGTCAGCCCGCGGAGCTGGCTCCCGGACAAGTCCGCATCCAGGTTCGTGCCGCAGGCCTCAACTTTCATGACGTGGTGGTGGCGTTAGGAGCCATCGGCGATGAGGGGCTCGGCGCGGAAGCCGCGGGGGTGGTCCTCGAGACCGCCGCCGACGTCACCAGCGTTCGGCCTGGTGATGCGGTGATGGGTCTATTCCCCAACGCTTTTTCGACCAGGGCTGTCACCGACCACCGCGCGGTGGTGGGCATCCCGTCGGGGTGGTCGTTTGCCCAGGCGGCCACGGTTCCTACGGTGTTTTTGACCGCTTATATCGCCTTGGTTGAAATCGCCGGGCTGTCGGCGGGGCAGCGGGTGCTCATCCACGCCGGCGCTGGGGGAGTGGGGCAGGCCGCCATTCAGATCGCCCGCCACCTCGGTGCCGAAATATTCGCCACCGCGCATCCGAACAAGCATCACGTGCTTATCGACTTGGGGGTCGACCGTCGGCACATCGCCTCGTCGCGCACGCTAGATTTTGTCGACACCTTTAGCGAGGCCACCGGTGGTCAGGGCATGGACGTCGTGCTCGACAGCCTGCGGGGAGATTTCGTCGACGCCTCGCTGCGACTGCTACCCCGCGGCGGCACCTTCGTCGAGATTGGCAAGACCGATGTTCGCTTGGCCGACGAGGTCGCCGCGGCTCATCCTGGCGTCCACTATCAGGCCTACGATCTGGGCAGTGTGGCACCGGACTTGCTGCTGCGAGCATGGACGACACTGATGCCGCTGTTTGCCTCCGGCGTCCTCAAGCCGTTGCCGACCACCAGCTACGGCCTGCTGAATGCGCCCCAAGCCTTCCGAGACATGAGCCAGGCCCGCCATACCGGAAAGATTGTGCTGACCCCACCCACGTCGTTGGATCCCGAGGGTACGGTGCTGATCACCGGTGGTAGTGGGATGCTGGGCGCGATCTTCGCCGAACATCTCGTCACTCGCTACGGCATCAGGCATCTGCTGCTGCTGTCGCGCCGCGGACCCAACGCTCCAGGCGCCAGTGAGCTGCAACAACGCTTGGCCGGGCTGGGCGCTCAAGTGGCTATCACCGCTTGTGACACCAGCGACCGCGCCGAACTGGCCGCCGCGCTTGACACCATCGCCGCGGACCACCCGTTGACCGCGGTCATCCACGCCGCCGGCGTCTTAGACGACGCCGTGGTCGCCGAACTCACCCCACAGCAGCTCGATGCCGTTCTGGCCGCCAAAGCCGACGCCGCCTGGCACCTCCATGAGCTCACCGCCGAGCGCGATCTCGCCGCGTTTGTGTTGTTCTCATCGGCGGCGGGAATACTGGGCAGCCCCGGACAAGCCAACTACGCGGCCGCCAACGGGTTCCTGGATGCGCTGGCCCGCCTCCGCCATCACACCCAACACCCGGCAACCAGCGTGGCGTGGGGTTACTGGCAAACCCCCAGCGGCATGACCGGCCACCTCAGCACCACCGACTTGACCCGCCTTACCGGCGCCGGAATGATCCCGATCACCCGGGACCAGGGCTTGGTCCTTTTCGACGCCGCGCTCAGCGGTCCGCGTCCAAACCTGGTGGCCAGCCCGGTCAACAGCGCTGTCTTGAGCCGCCGCGCACGCAACAACGTCTTGGACCCGATCCTGTCCGCCTTGACCACCAGCCGCCCCCAAGCCGCCACCGCCAGCTCCAAGGGGTTGGCGGCGCGGCTGGCCGGTCAAACCGCCGAACAGCAACTCCACACCTTGACCACCATGGTGGCCAGCGCCACCGCGGCGGTGTTGGCTCACCCGGACCCGGCCGCCCTCGATATCGACCGTCCTTTCAAAGACCTCGGTATCGATTCACTGACCACTCTGGAGCTGCGCAACAACATCAACCAGCAAACTGGCCTCAGCCTGCCGGCAACGCTGGCCTTCGACTACCCCACCCCGGCAGCTTTGGCGAAATACCTTCGTGACCAGTTATCTGGAAACGGCGCCAGTAGCCGAATCCAAAAATTGCCGGAGGGCGAGGCTTACCGTCTCCTGTCAGTAATTCCAGAGACGCGGCTTGCGGAGTCGGGGATTTTGGCGCTGCTGCGCGAGATTGCGGCCGACGTAAAGTCACCCCGCGCGGAACCTAAAGAGAAGGCCATCGCGAGCATGAGCCTTGATGAACTGATGAACATCGCGCGAAGCAACAAGAACAACTAA